The sequence GCTAATCCATTTTGCATTTTAAATATTGATCAGATTTTAATTTGATTAATAATAAAATTTATCATTCATATAACTAATTGCTGAATAAAACAATAGCACCTATATTGGAGTAGGCGCTATGACTAATAACTTATTTATATAGAAATAAATACTTTATTTTTCTGTTGACATTTTCCAACGCAGATCGATTTTTTTACTATTAGCAAGTTTCCAACTTTCATTAGTATTAATATTAGCTAATCCCGCGACATGAACAATAGGCTTAATTTTGTTATTAAGAATTTTAATATTACCATCTTTAGCTTTTAATTGCTGGGTATCAACCATTAAACCATTACTAGCTGCGATATTACTTCCCGATGTATCAAGCAATTCTTTAGCTTTTATGTTTACTACCCCACTTTTAATAGTATATTGCCCAATATTTGTTGTTTTTTTACCCTCGACCTTAATAATCCCTTTATTTTTTACATAATCAGCATTAATTTCCAAACGGCCATTACCCATTAAACCAGCATTATTGATAAACTCTTTACTTTTAAATACTAACTTAGAATTGTTGAATAAGAATTGGCCATATGATGATGGTTTATCACCTGTAAAATGATAATACTGATAATAATCTTCTTTATTATTAAACATGTTGCTTTTTACCACAACAATTGCATCATTAATACTTAAATAACTATTGATATTTTCAAATAAATCAACATTAATATTCATATCAGAGTTATTCATTTCAAAAGATGCATGATCAAATTTTAATAGCTTTGATTTGATGAACGATTTGTTTAAATGCTTATTTTCATATCTATCATTTCGTTTTTCACCAATAATCAATTTAGCATCTTGCTCATTAATAATGTCATTATCAACATTAGCATAAAGCCTTTTAACGCGTAGCTGCCCTTTATTAATAATACGACTATCACCCGTTTGTGTAATGCTCAATTCATCAAATTTTACACTTGCTTTTTCGTTAATCAACAAACCTGCATAAGGGCTATTTTCAAGCTGACCAAAGTGACCCGTAACCGAGTGAACATAGTCAGGATAAGCAGCTACACGATATAAATCCATTTTACCGTTTTCACCTTTACGAATAAGGGAATAATTAGCTGGAACCTCTTGCTTGGTAGAAAAATTATTTTTTACAAAATATTGATAAGGATTATCTTTAGGAGAAAATTTAATTTCATTATTGCCAATAATGGTTTTAAGTAAGTTACCTTTTAGATAACCATCAGACATCGCTGTTTCATTAGTGATAAGTGTTAATACTCCTCTATCATGAACTGACTTAATATTATTTTTAAATATAATCTTGCCTCCAGCTGAGGGATTAATTTTCAAATCTCCATTTTTATAGTGAATAGTACCTCCCTCTGAAAATAATGTTGATTCCTCATCGTTGATTAATTTAATTTTACCGGTTACTAGTAACTGTTGATCAGTACCGGAAAACGAACAACCATTACATTCAATACCATTTGGATTAGCCACCATCAAATATGCATTATCGCCTTGAACCCGTAATTCACCATTGAGTAAGCTTTTTTCATTAGATGTGACTTCGTTAATAATAAATTTTGCTGCTGAGTTCGTTAAAGAGGTTGGATTCTTAATAACCACACCTTTTTCACTGACATTAAACTTTTGATAATAATTATAGGAAATGCCATTTTCATTCGCTTTTTCAATATTAATAT is a genomic window of Arsenophonus apicola containing:
- a CDS encoding two-partner secretion domain-containing protein, yielding MGKNKISFIALSIASILSSFHINASENIIIDNNKKRDLAVEIKNGIEHINIEKANENGISYNYYQKFNVSEKGVVIKNPTSLTNSAAKFIINEVTSNEKSLLNGELRVQGDNAYLMVANPNGIECNGCSFSGTDQQLLVTGKIKLINDEESTLFSEGGTIHYKNGDLKINPSAGGKIIFKNNIKSVHDRGVLTLITNETAMSDGYLKGNLLKTIIGNNEIKFSPKDNPYQYFVKNNFSTKQEVPANYSLIRKGENGKMDLYRVAAYPDYVHSVTGHFGQLENSPYAGLLINEKASVKFDELSITQTGDSRIINKGQLRVKRLYANVDNDIINEQDAKLIIGEKRNDRYENKHLNKSFIKSKLLKFDHASFEMNNSDMNINVDLFENINSYLSINDAIVVVKSNMFNNKEDYYQYYHFTGDKPSSYGQFLFNNSKLVFKSKEFINNAGLMGNGRLEINADYVKNKGIIKVEGKKTTNIGQYTIKSGVVNIKAKELLDTSGSNIAASNGLMVDTQQLKAKDGNIKILNNKIKPIVHVAGLANINTNESWKLANSKKIDLRWKMSTEK